The window TCCCAAAGTAATACCTAAGTGTTGGGAATGGTTTCTGCTCACACTAAGATGCTGATTGCCTGCTGTCTAGAACTTGGAGACAACTACTTAACTGAGAAGACAGTCTTAATTAAGCCTGCAGTAACACAGCTCATTTACTGGGTTTCTTGCATCCTGTATGCAAGATGCAGCATTCAGATGCAACAAAGACAGCTCCGAAACAGCACCTCTGGAAATCCCGCAGTGCCCTGGTACCTGGGACAGCTGTGCCCCAACCCAGTGAGCAACAGCTAAAAGCTGCACAGTATAATCATGTGGGAATTGAGTCTGTTTGCTGATGAGAAATTAAGCACTTGAAGTTTTTTGTCAAAGGAACACTCAAGACATCCCTTTTCTGTTCTACTTCCAAGCAAATTCTCTCCTGGAAAGCAGCAATCATTACTTGGAAGACTGTAATTTTCTCAgtattgtttttttctcctccgAGCATCACCTGTCCcactggctgctgtggctgtcactGCATGCAGGTTCACCTAAAGGtatgaaggattttttcctgagGCTAGAAGTGGTTCCTGGCAGAAATCATGTGGCTTCACAACAAATTCTAGAGCACTAGCAATAACATTATGGTGCCTTTGTAAGACCCATGTTAAACATGAGTGAAATCAGGTTTTGCGTTTAAAATTATCAAGGATAAGGGGAAAGGAGATTGCATAGGCAGATTCACTCTCACCTGGCATATGGACATCTGGAAATGAGCTTGGTACCCTTGTCTGGCATGTGGACATCTGGGAAATGAGCTTAACAACCCTTTTTCCACCAGACTTGTGTCCATGTCACCTCACAGCCCTGTTAATACCATCCCAGAAGCCAGAAGATTAGAAATTACTATTACTATCCCTGCTTACATCAAGCACCAAGTGTTAAAGAAGTGGCTACACTTGGCAGTTTCCAGTGGGAAAAGGATTCAAGCTGCATCCACTGGCCCTCATCTGTAACACCTTACTACAAGGGAGTAGAAAGGGGAGTCCCTTTCTTCAGCTGCCAgctctcctcatcctcccctcATCCCCAACAAAGAGAACAGACCAGAGGCAGAAATAGATCTTTAATGAACTATACAAAAAATGACCCGGTGGTTCCTCCTGCATGGAGGGCTCAGCAGAAGAGGTGCAGGACTTTGCGGAAGAAGTTCCTGAACTCGGCGTTGAACACGGTGTAAATGATGGGGTTGAGAGCACTATTGACGTAGCCCAGCCAAGTGACAGTGCTGGTGACTTCAggggggatggagcaggactTGCAGAGAGCCCTGGTAATGTGCACCACAAAAAAAGGTGTCCAGCAGAAGAGGAAAGCACCTGTCAGGAGGACAATAAAGAGAGAAGGTGATGTCAGTGTTCAAAAGGGTTTATTCAACAAGGCCTGAGCCAAAGAAGATAGACACAGCTCAGGCACtcaaggaaaaggcagcagttgTGCTGACATGTGGAACTGGGCTTATGCCCAGGCAAAAAACTGGGATGTCTTTCCTAAACATTGATGAAAAGTCTTAAGTTAGTCTCGCTTTGGGTTTGGATGTAAGATACTGGGAGTTTTGTGAGGTTTGCCTTGAAGGGAAGCTGGATTATAAGCACTGCGCGTGTTCTCTGCCAAGGGTGATGGATTTTGGCACTGCTCTGGATTCACCCAGGTCCCGCCAGTCTGAGCGCTGTGTGGTACCAGGGGGCACATTCCCACCCTCCCCAGATGTCCCTAACAGCCACTCACCGACAACGACCGGCAGCACCCGCATGGCCTTGCGCTCCCGGCCGTTGATCTTGGCCCGCTTGCGCCCGTGCCCAGGGTGCGGATACCGGAGGTGTGGGTAGGACACAGTCTGAATCCCACTGTTCATCCCACACTCCCCAGGGAGGCCAGCACGGGCATAGGGGCTGcactccagcagccccagccggGTCTGCTCTCTTTCCATCAAGGTTGGGGGGTGATAGAGCTTCCTGTTGGCTCCGTAGATGCAGCCTCTCAGCTTGGCCTTCCGGGCTTCTTCCCAGCGCCTGAGTCCTTGGAACATGCCACAGTACAGCACCAGCATGACGGGGCACGGGATGAAGAAGGAGCAGATGGAGGAATACACGATGTAGTTGTCATCCTCCAGTTGGCACAAGCTGGGGTCCCGGTCCGGGACATTGTTGAGGCCAAATATGACTGGGGATGCCACAGCAAAGGCGAATATCCAGGTGGTGGATATAAGGATCAGCTGCCGCAGGTCGATCTGTCGCCGGTTGTAGTTGAGCGGGATTTGAACAGCGATGAACCTGCCGACACAGCCCCGGGTGAGTCAGTCCTGCTGTGGTGGGGGCACCACTGGTAGTGTAACCGAGGGGCCCTGAGGTCCTTGTCACTGTCCTTCCCCCCATTAATTTACTTTACTAACAGCCAAGGCCTGGGCTACCACCAGAACAGCCAAGGGACAGCTCTGGCTCCTCACACAAGCTTTCAGCTTGGCCACCACCGAGGGGACACAAACCTGGTGGTGGACATTAAGGAAGAATACCCTCCTTAGGGGAGGGCAGAATCCTCCCTGCTTGGGACACTGGCAAGGGCCTGTGGAACCAGTGTgctgcccaggcacagccagagcaggaagCCACTCACCGATCCACGCTGATAGCACACAGGTTGAAGATGGAGGCCGTGCACAGCATCACGTCCATGGTCATCAGGGCATCACACAACACCGTGCTGAGGGACCACACTCCTCCCTGGAACTGAAAAGATCCCTGGGGTCAGCAGATGCTATGTCCTTTAAAATGACAGGAACACCAGGCCATGCCTGGGTGCCTCAGCCACTCATGTTTCCTGCAAACGAGAAGCCCAAAGCTGAGTGCTCCTCCCATGGCACGATgttcccagtgcagcagcagtaCGTGGGAATCAGccccacacagagcccacagcctGCTCAGGGCTTGTGGTTCTGGCCTGTCTGGAGAACTGAGCCCTCAGACCATCACCACAGCCAAGTGAGTCATGCTGGGCAGAGAAATGGACACAGGGTGCTGCGCTGCCTTGGGTGAGGGCAGGTACCCCCAAACTCCTCAGACCTCCCAGGTCTTCAGGTCCCTAAGATCTCCCCAACAAGACAGTATTGGCTGCACAGCATCCTGATCTCCATGCAAGCAAGAGACAGAGCACAAAGCTCCTCTTCCACTTCTGTGTCTCAACCTCTCCAACCCCTGGTGTGCAGACGATGTGAATGGTTTCTTTCCCTGTGTTACACAACTCTTCCATCCTGGCAGGATAAGCACAAGTCCAGCATCTGGGGACCAGATCCAGGCCCTGAGTAACAACCTCTGATTCTCTCCCCACGGTCACAGGCaccaaggcagagcagcagggaccGGTGGCAGTGCTCTGAACCACCTGAAGTGTGGACTCTTCCATTCTTGGTGATTTTCAGCTCGGTCATgtctcagccagcagcacaggctctgcacagcccatagcacaggacaggcagcaggacagacagaAGGACAGCAATGGCTGATGCTGGTACAGCCAGAAACTGCTTGCAGCATTTTGTTCTAACTGAGTGCTTGTCTCACCTAGGTACAAACCCAGCTTGTTCTTTTAACATTCAAGCACTTTTTAGGCTGATACAGAAATAGGTCACCTTGATCGCATTCCTGTGCCATTATTCCCAGGAGCTCCTTGAGCACAGGAAGAGACCTATCAGTCTGCTCACACCTGCACAGGTAAACCAGGAAGCTCAATAGCTGTCACcacaagggcagcagggagTTCTTCCTCTGAGTTTGAGACAATGAGGACCGTCCTTTGGGTCCTTCTGAAGAGAGAGGTTCAGTTAGAAACCCGGTAAAATGTACAAATAATTATGATTTTAGcttgaaaaaaaagtgttcagtAGCAATGACTCCTTGTCATGTCTGACTCAAACACTGTATTTGATATTGCCAAATACCAAAAACTATCTGTACTCTCTAtatgcttttattaaaatatatatgatAAATATTACTATAGTTTATATATTGCTACAggtaacatttttaatttcctatgTATTTTTATCTACAGATAACGTGCATTATctaatatataaaatttattatatatattttatctaTAGAAAATGCTgcataaaaaattatttttttatatatatataaatcccAGGGACTTTTTTCTCTGTAGCAATAGCCAGCCAGTGCTGATAGATGTTGCTGCCCTTTAATGTTGCAGGTTTCAGGAAGCAGGTGTGGATTTGTTCCTGCACTGGTGCTAAACAGCAGGTTCTGGTTTCATTCATCCCAGCACAGAGTGGAGCCACGTGGGGAGCACGCTCCACAGAACGCCAGGGAGGTGCCAaaccccagcccctgccagcaacagggcaggcagctctgcagggattaATATCAGCCAGTAATGATGTCAAGCACAGGATTATGATTAGAGGAGCTGCAAAGCCAAAGGAGTCTCTGAAGAAACTGTTTTGCTATTTTTGTACAGCATCTCCTTGAGATACCTCCAGGGGAGCTCTGGAGTCAGACCTGAGGGCTTCATTCAGCCTCTTCTCTAGCACAATGCAGCCACTCCAAACTGAATTTGGGACCTGAATCATCAATTATCAAATTTCTGCCAAGCTCACTGGGATCTTGACAGGTTCGGTTCAGCTTATGAGAGACAAAATTTGATTTTGGGCTACGGTTTTCCAAACCTGTTTGTGATTTGGGGGAACTAATTGATTCTGAAAAGGACAATGGTTCTCGGGCTGCAGCACCTTTGGATCATGTGAAATTAAAGTTGGAAAATGCTATAAACCCTTCCCTTTCCCTACCAACCCCCAAGACTCTGGCTTTGAGGAAGGTGCTAGGAAAGAACTTCCCATTCTATGGTGTTTGTCACCTGCCCACCTTTGCAAAACGTGCCAAGGACCCCTCTGATGGGAGAATAACTTTGGATAAGAGGCTTTGCTGGGCCATGTGATTAAGGAGTACCCAATTCCAGGAGGCTGCAACAGATTAGCTCATCAAGGCACACAGTGTAAAGACTGAGGGATCACAAACAGCTCAAGCTTCCTTTAAGAAGTGCTTCAGAGTAACTGCACCTTCAGCGGCTCTTTGGGTTCTCCGCTTTTCCGGAATACAATGCAGACATTTTTAAAGGTGCTGGATGGCAGGATACGGACTTGGCTTCTCAAACACCCTTGCAGCTGCCTTCCTAGTTAGCCCATTCTGGTATCTTTATTCCTAAGCACAGCTGATTTGTAAGGAAAACTCTGCCTTCCAAACCAGCCTGATGCCAGAAGAGCTCCtgagggcaggagccagcacagAGACAAAGGTTTTACTCTTATTTCTTATACCAGCTCTTGTCTCAGTCCTGCCAcatgcagggagcagcaggagcctgaaGGGGAATTAGGAGATGCCCAGCTGGACTTTGAACAAGCATCTGCCTCAGTACAGCCATGGCTCAAAGATATGGCCTGGACATatctgaggagaggagaggagaggagaggagaggagaggagaggagaggagaggagaggagaggagaggagaggagaggagaggagaggagaggagaggagaggagaggagaggagaggagaggagaggagaggagaggagaggagaggagaggagaggagaggagaggagaggagaggagagggacaTAAAATGGGTGCTTCAGGTGCTCTGATATTTTGTCTTAAATCATTGAGGCCAAGGTTTTTCAGAGATCATGAGCAAGCCTGATCATCCACTTGAAACATTATGAGGACCAAGAATTCCAAGACACCTCTTCTGAGTTACtgatatctgaaaaaaatacccTAAGCACTGGTTTGTAATTGCTGGCCTGTCTCACCTCTCTGGTACTTTGTGTGGCTCAGACACCAGCCAGGCCCAGAACAGTGTCTATTTCCACTAAAACTGTAATGTTCTAGGAAAGACTAATCCTTGCTGCAAACAAGCTGATATGCATTCATAGAGAGCCAGGGGAAATTTGCAGAGGGTAGAGGTCTCGCCGCTCATTAGAGGAGTTGCGTCACAGGCACACAGAAAATACTGCAAGAAAATAGATGTTTTGATACCAAACCAGTGACACCCTGAAAGTTTTAGGCAGAACCCATCACCTTCACCAGGATAAGAAGATAGCTCATGTGGTTTTCACTGGCTGCTCCATCATCATGCCTGTTGGGAACACTCATCTTCCCTGACCTGGAGAAGGAGCCGGGTAAACAGGCAAATCTGCTCAAACTGTTTCCTCTTTTCCGTAATCACTTACACAGGTCTTAGTGGCAAAGATGTTTACATAACCCaacaccctcagctcctgccagcagcttccTGGCTCAGGCCTGTTCCGCAGCTCTGCTGCTCGGCGGGGATTAGCAGAGAGCTGatcacaggagcagcaggtacAGCTACAGGTGTGTTCCACAGCACAGGCCACGTGTGGAGCTTGTCCTGGGGCCTGCCCTAACTGCTGGGATGCCTCCACTTGATGAAGACTCCAGAAACTGCTGCAAGTATCCCAGAGTCTTTGGGATTCCTGCAAGACTCTGGGAAGAGGAAACAGTTACACACAAGGCAAGCCTTTGGAGCCTTTTTCCCTCCCAAAGCCACGCAGAACCAAGTGATATCCTGCAATAATTCCACAGCATTGTAGCTCTGCTTCCTCAGTTAACTCCTGTTTCAGTGCTACCAATGCTCCAGGCACTCTCTGGGATCTTCTCCTGGCCTCTCTTCACATGAAAGCAGAACTCTGCTCCTCAGGAATAACAGTTAATGCCTGGGAATGCCCCAGGCCATCTTTTTCCCCCTTGCTTCCCATCATCCCTGCCTTTCTGACACTGGATTGATTGCTGGAAAGCACTTGACACACTCATCAGAAAGCCAAGGCTGGCAGAAGAGCAGTGCAACTTCCCCATGGAAGTTACCATTACCTCCCCCCATCACACTGCCAAGACCCAAGACCTGAGATTCCCAAGGGAGCAGGAAGCTAAGTGCCTTCTGCCcaccagggcaggcagctgtgTGGTAATTACAACTGGAAAACACTGGAACATGTCTTCGTTCCATATTTGGATGAGTCCAGTGGAAAGAGAGTGTGTGTCCATAATTGCTGCCAGTGTCTGAAATGAGCTTTCTTAACAACCAGAAATAAAAGCCAAGATCAAGGACTCTCCCACTGTGCTCCAGTGGCAGCAAAGGATcatccacatcccacaggaAGGAATCCCATCTCcactggggcttggagaagATCTGATGTTTGTGAGGATGTCAGAGGTCACCTCAGAAGTTAAGTCCCTCCTGCTGTCTTCTAAAGCCCTGACTTGGAGGAATGTTTCCAAAACTGGAACACAAGATACCACCTCATAGGAAAACAGCACAAGGTAAGCAAGTTTCTGCTGGTTGAAAAAATGTTCCATTTATTGTCCTGTTCCTGCTAAAAAGGCAAAACTCCACCCCTCATCTGGTTTTCGAGTTTTCCAATAGGCCTTCAGAGTCCACCTTTACTGTGTCAGGAGTTGTACTAAagtttaaaacaacaaaacaaaaaccccacaccaagAACGAAGGTTGAGGTGAACATCCAGGACTGCCCAGGCCATATTTTTGGTGGCTACCATGTTTGGTACAGAGTGCAAGCTGCAACCAAGCTGATTTTAAAGAGCAATCACTACACCCTGCATCTTGCATCCCAACATCTAATTCTGAGTTTTGcctccaaggggaaaaaaaaaaatctgtcctctGGCATGGATTCAGTAGTTActttcccttttccttatgTTATTTCAGAACAAAATGAGCTGGAAATCCTGCACCAGCATACAGGAGACAATTAAAGTGAACATGGACACCTGCAGGCTCTGAGCCCATGGAATGGGAACTGCTGCAACGCTGGAGCTGGAGTTCCTCTACACATCAGAGCCCCACTGCCTGCTTGAGGGGGCTGTGACTGCTGCACagtgctctctctctctctgtacCTGTTCAGCACTTCCCACACCTGCTCTGTGCATTCCCTCCGAGCACCAGGAGTGGTGCCTGTGCTGTTCTGTGCCTCTGAATGCCTGCCAGgttgcaggagctgcagaggacgGGAGGGAAAGGCTTCTGTCATACAGCACCTCCATTTCCCATGTTTAATATCCTGGGAGCAGAGATATGGAAGAATTCCCTCACAGAACCGATGCTTATGAACAGCCATGGAAGTGAACATACCAAGTGTCACCACAAGCTGGACAGCCCCAGTTTTTGAAGCTCGTACAGGTATGAGCTGAAAACCCATTACCTGAGAATCCAGAACTTGTAGAATGTCTGTGGTATTCAAGGAAAGCCTCACAGTACTCCTGCCCCATTGGAAGCGTTTTCAGAGGTACCCCAGAATACATCAACCTGTATTTTATGTATTCCAGCAAAACTCCCACCTGCAGGCAAAAGAAAACCACTTTGGTGTTGATGACTGCCCATAGAGGGACCTGGGGACTAAAGGCATCGAGAGACaacagaaagaggaaggaagaaatgggATCCCAATTAGCAAAAAGTAGCTGAGAAGAATGATGAAGAATGTGCCTTTCTAACCAGCAAAACAGAGGTAATGAGGGAAAAGCAAATCCACCAAAACCAAGAGCACAGTGAAAAAAGAGGGGACCTAATGCTCCAGTTCTTCATTGGTTCTTCTCATGGGTCCCCAGGTGAACCTGCCGTTCCACAATACCTGTCTCCAGAGAGGTCACAATGTCCTGCAAAATCCTCGGACGAGGCAGAGACCATTCTAAGCTCTAATCTGCAGCCTGCCTTGCTTAGGGGAGTGCAGGCTGCACAGTCTGCTGAGCCATGGGGTGCTCTGCATGGCTTGTGAGAGAAGACAAGAGGGGAGATGCTCTTCCACAGCTGGGAAGAAAATCTACACTGCCAGCTACCACCAGGGTGGGTAGAAAAACCTGCTGTTTGGCCCAGTGGATGCGTTCATCCTCTTGAGCAGGGAAGAGTCACCAGCTGGTACTAACAGGTTCTAAACCATCCCCCCGCAAGCACAAGGGTTTATTCATCCCTGGTAGTAAATGTTACAGAGGGAACCACCCAACCTCGGGAGTGCCTGTTGTTCTTTCCCTCAGCTGCCAAATCTTGGAGGTGAACAGGTTTTGGGAGTGAACAGCAACTCTGCCCCATGTCCCTGAGCTGGCTCTCCATGGCCACCATCGCATGCTGGGTAGGCCTGTGCCAATCAACAACCTGCCAGCCAAAGCCACCTCAGGGCAGGGTGACCAAATTCCGTCCAACTCCCGGAAAAGAGAGCTTCTCCTTCTCAGCCAACATGGAAAGTTGTTTCCTGGCTGAAGATGCTAAAGATCTCCCTTTATAACCAAGATGTGCTCGCTTTGCCAAACAGAGCACAGCACCTGTCCCTTCCTATCCCATTTGCTGACGGCAACCCGGACAGCGTGCAAGCCAAGGCACTGCCACCCCGCTTCGCCTCCTCTCGAGGCATCTGCACCCGGCGCGGTCCGGACGGGATCGCAGAACTCGCACGGAGCCGgctccgctccccgccgcccgcgGTGCCGCAGCGCTATGCCATGCCGTGCCGCTCGCAGGTAAGAGCCGGGGGTCTGACCGCCACATGCcgggggacagggctgtcccgGGGAGGGGGACACTCCCAGGGCAGTGTGGGGACGGTGGGGAGCAAGCCCGAAGAGCGGCTTTGACCCTCGGTACTTGTCCTCCCGTTGCCTCGTAGGCTCGGCAGGCACACAAGCCCCAGCCCGCcgtcccccggtgtccccgggctGTCTCACCTCGGAGTAGACATAGAGGGGCAGGACGAGGAGGGCGAGCAGCAGGTCGGCCACGGCGAGGCTGACGATGAAGTAGTTGGTGGTGGTCTTGAGCGCCCGCTCGGTGCAGACGCTCAGACACACGAGCCCGTTGCCGCCGAcgatgaggaggatgaggaggatgcCGAGCACCAGGGCGGCGATGCTGTGGCCCGGTGCGGCGGGCGGGGGTCCGGCGGTGCCGTTGCCCATGGCCCCGCGGCGctggccccgcagccccgcgcaCGGAGCCGGGCCGGCCGCCGGGAGCTGCCCGCCGAGCCGCGGGAGGagcctccgccgccgccgccgccccgcccggccccgcggggacaAGTGGGTCACCAAGCGGCTTAAGGGGTGGCGGGGGAGGGCAGGCTCCCGGTGTCCCGGCTCCCGGTGTCCCGGTGTCCCGAGCGCTGCAGAGGTCCTGCTGTGTTCTCACATGGTCTTGCTGTGTTCTCACACGGGGTTATTCTCTTAAGCAATGTTAAAGGGAAGAATTGGAATTAGTACAGATCGGGTGAATAACTGGAAATTGTATTCCTAGGTGTGTGTAGAATCTGGTAATGTTTAGGAGTTTGTAATTACACTGCGTGAAGATCCAGACAGTCCATAATGAAATGTGAAGATATTGCCAAGACAGGATGCTGCAAGCGTcttggagcacagagcagggattcAAAGTGCTCTTGATAAGTTGGCAAATGCAGGATGCACTTCAAAAGGAATTTTGCACCTTACCCATGCAGGAATAACCAACTGCAGAAATGTAGGATACAGGAAGAAACCAGATAGGCAGTGAGTGTGGGAGCGAAGATGGGGTGGCAGGTCATGAGCTGAACATGGGGGCTGGAGTGTCTTACTGcagaaaatgtgagaaaaatgGTGTTTGAGGGGTTCCTATGCACCTCCAGGACCAGGAAGCACAGGGAGATGTGACCTCCCATTTCCAGCCCAGACGACTTGGGAGATGTGGGAGCTGATACAGACCCTGTGGgcatctctgcagctgtgccaccaAACCTCAGCACAGATGTTAATGCCAGGTAGGCATTCACATCAGCCTGGTGTGAAAAGCAGTGGGAAGAGAAGGCATAGCAGTAAAGGGACATTTATACTGCATGGAAGGGGAAAATACATGATTGGAAGGTTTTTATAAGACACATTGCTCCTAAGATCTGTTTATAGGCTGCAACTATCAGAGTTTCATCCAAACTATTGAGATTTCTGGGAGAAATCCTCTCTCCAAACCCTGCCCTTTCTGCCCCATGTTCCCTTACTCTTTTTTGGGAAGGATCATGGTTGCCTCTCAGCACGAGCAGCATTGAAAGCCCACAGCCCTGGTGTGAGCCATGGGACACAGATCCAAGCATTGTCCTTCCCTTGGACTGGACTAACAGCAGCTGGTCCACACAGTTTGTTTtgcccagctgctgtggctctgcaaTTTCGTACATGAGAAAATTCCCTTGGTTTAAGCACTTGGACAACAGTCTGGCTGGCTAAATTCTGCCTCCAGAGGTGGGTTCCAGGTCTTTTCTAAAGCCAGCAAGAATGCCATGTGTTTAGTAACTACGGAGTTGTACCACCCTTCTCTCCCATCCCAGTGAAGGTTGCCCATCCTCATGTTGATCCCAATTCCCAtggatttgtttttccagtCATCTCCCTCTTCTAGTGTTCAAAGGCAGGAGAGACAATTCCACCTGGCCTGAGTGGGACCAGGCTCTAGATCTGTCTGGCACCAGCACTGGAGTGGGTACTCACATACCTGTACCTCTACATTCCTTTCGGGAATGGTTTTTGTTGGACTTGGGAGGACAAAAGCACATGGTGGCTGCACATCTGCCAGGTTTGGAGCTTGGTGATACCTCATCTGCTGGAAAGTTCAGACAAGGAAGATGGTTTCCATCATCTGGTCACAGCTTTTCCTGTCTGGATCTGATCCCTGAAGCCTGACTCCTGACACAGCGCTCACTCAGTGAGGGGGTGAAACAGTGGAACGA is drawn from Prinia subflava isolate CZ2003 ecotype Zambia chromosome 5, Cam_Psub_1.2, whole genome shotgun sequence and contains these coding sequences:
- the DRD4 gene encoding D(4) dopamine receptor, coding for MGNGTAGPPPAAPGHSIAALVLGILLILLIVGGNGLVCLSVCTERALKTTTNYFIVSLAVADLLLALLVLPLYVYSEFQGGVWSLSTVLCDALMTMDVMLCTASIFNLCAISVDRFIAVQIPLNYNRRQIDLRQLILISTTWIFAFAVASPVIFGLNNVPDRDPSLCQLEDDNYIVYSSICSFFIPCPVMLVLYCGMFQGLRRWEEARKAKLRGCIYGANRKLYHPPTLMEREQTRLGLLECSPYARAGLPGECGMNSGIQTVSYPHLRYPHPGHGRKRAKINGRERKAMRVLPVVVGAFLFCWTPFFVVHITRALCKSCSIPPEVTSTVTWLGYVNSALNPIIYTVFNAEFRNFFRKVLHLFC